In a single window of the Penaeus chinensis breed Huanghai No. 1 chromosome 4, ASM1920278v2, whole genome shotgun sequence genome:
- the LOC125025243 gene encoding MARCO-like protein, protein MKLKVEEDPEKHKGMCLQELVEAIPLLGSHLRRKAVMQAVERLQTLQKELDLGSDCNRPAAGGRDSLNVEDTRVAEDTRVAEDTRAAEDPRVEEGRGGHAGVQEVPAKQNSEGSHCLGASGRHGGSQCKPGSQSKPGSQSKPGSQSKPGSQSKPGSQSKPGSQSKPGSQSKPRSQSKPRSQSKPRSQSKPRSQSKPRSQSKPRSQSKPRSQSMPRSLSKPGSQSKPGSQSKPRSLIQASQMDSGHETQSRGGSRVAQRDVPPGAS, encoded by the exons ATGAAACTCAAAGTCGAGGAGGATCCCGAGAAGCACAAAGGCATGTGCCTCCAGGAGCTAGTTGAGGC AATCCCCCTGTTGGGATCTCACTTGCGTCGCAAGGCTGTAATGCAGGCCGTCGAGAGACTGCAGACGTTACAGAAGGAGTTGGA TTTGGGGTCAGATTGCAATCGGCCGGCGGCTGGTGGACGGGACTCCTTGAACGTGGAGGACACCCGAGTCGCGGAGGACACCCGAGTCGCGGAGGACACCCGAGCCGCGGAGGACCCCCGAGTCGAGGAGGGTCGCGGAGGCCATGCGGGAGTTCAAGAAGTTCCAGCCAAGCAGAATTCCGAAG GATCCCACTGCCTTGGTGCATCTGGACGTCACGGAGGATCCCAATGTAAGCCAGGATCCCAAAGTAAGCCAGGATCCCAAAGCAAGCCAGGATCCCAAAGTAAGCCAGGATCCCAAAGCAAGCCAGGATCCCAAAGCAAGCCAGGATCCCAAAGCAAGCCAGGATCCCAAAGCAAGCCACGATCCCAAAGCAAGCCACGATCCCAAAGCAAGCCACGATCCCAAAGCAAGCCACGATCCCAAAGCAAGCCACGATCCCAAAGCAAGCCACGATCCCAAAGCAAGCCACGATCCCAAAGCATGCCACGATCCCTAAGCAAGCCAGGATCCCAAAGCAAGCCAGGATCCCAAAGCAAGCCACGATCCCTAATTCAAGCAAGTCAAATGGACTCCGGACATGAAACTCAAAGTCGAGGAGGATCCCGAGTAGCACAAAGGGATGTGCCTCCGGGAGCTAGTTGA
- the LOC125025244 gene encoding thioredoxin domain-containing protein 2-like: MAIKKITTSPIYRIPLLGSHLRRKAVMQAVERLQTLQKDIAWYFYRRARLSCPAVNYSLGSDCNRPAAGGRDSLNVEDTQVAEDTRVAEDTRAAEDPRVEEGRGGHAGVQEVPAKQNSEGKGNPEVKGSPKSKRSRKRNPKGKTTEDPTALVHLDVTEDPNVSQDPKVSQDPKASQDPKVSQDPKASQDPKASHDPKASHDPKASHDPKASHDPKASHDPKASHDPKASHDPKASHDPKASHDPKASHDPKASHDPKASQDPKASQDPKASQDPKASHDP, translated from the exons ATGGCAATTAAAAAGATTACAACATCTCCTATATACAGAATCCCCCTGTTGGGATCTCACTTGCGTCGCAAGGCTGTAATGCAGGCCGTCGAGAGACTGCAGACGTTACAGAAGGA CATCGCGTGGTACTTCTATCGGAGGGCGAGGCTGTCCTGCCCTGCGGTGAACTACAGTCTGGGGTCAGATTGCAATCGGCCGGCGGCTGGTGGACGGGACTCCTTGAACGTGGAGGACACCCAAGTCGCGGAGGACACCCGAGTCGCGGAGGACACCCGAGCCGCGGAGGACCCCCGAGTCGAGGAGGGTCGCGGAGGCCATGCGGGAGTTCAAGAAGTTCCAGCCAAGCAGAATTCCGAAGGCAAAGGGAATCCTGAAGTTAAAGGAAGTCCTAAAAGCAAAAGAAGTCGCAAAAGAAATCCAAAAGGCAAAACAACTGAGGATCCCACTGCCTTGGTGCATCTGGACGTCACGGAGGATCCCAATGTAAGCCAGGATCCCAAAGTAAGCCAGGATCCCAAAGCAAGCCAGGATCCCAAAGTAAGCCAGGATCCCAAAGCAAGCCAGGATCCCAAAGCAAGCCACGATCCCAAAGCAAGCCACGATCCCAAAGCAAGCCACGATCCCAAAGCAAGCCACGATCCCAAAGCAAGCCACGATCCCAAAGCAAGCCACGATCCCAAAGCAAGCCACGATCCCAAAGCAAGCCACGATCCCAAAGCAAGCCACGATCCCAAAGCAAGCCACGATCCCAAAGCAAGCCACGATCCCAAAGCAAGCCAGGATCCCAAAGCAAGCCAGGATCCCAAAGCAAGCCAGGATCCCAAAGCAAGCCACGATCCCTAA